In Flavobacterium sp. CBA20B-1, one DNA window encodes the following:
- a CDS encoding EamA family transporter: protein MNSTLKGIILVALGASSYGMLASFVKMAYKQGFTTAEVTFSQFFLAILCLLVVNLFIKNTKKATKSDVKKLLISGSSMGFTSVLYYLCVKYLHASIAVVLLMQSVWIGVLIEAFIAKKMPTFSKFAAVVFVLLGTVLATNLLNNEIIYDFKGFLFGFLAAISFSITLYSTNSIAKELNAYKRSLFMLLGGGIIVLLFSLLSQILPSYLNMQLIASDFIALKTFDISILYTWGILLSVFGTVLPPILLNKGFPLTGVGLGSIVSAVELPVSVTFAFIFLQEQVLFSQWIGIAIILAAVLLINWNLIRTK, encoded by the coding sequence TTGAACTCAACATTAAAAGGAATCATACTCGTTGCTCTAGGAGCCAGTAGTTATGGCATGCTGGCATCGTTTGTAAAAATGGCTTATAAACAAGGATTTACAACCGCCGAAGTTACTTTTTCGCAATTTTTTTTGGCAATACTATGCCTTTTGGTTGTGAATTTATTTATTAAAAACACCAAAAAAGCTACCAAAAGCGATGTAAAAAAACTGCTGATCAGCGGCTCATCGATGGGGTTTACAAGCGTGTTATACTATTTGTGCGTAAAATACCTCCATGCATCGATTGCAGTGGTTTTGTTAATGCAGTCGGTTTGGATTGGTGTTTTAATCGAAGCTTTTATTGCTAAAAAAATGCCTACGTTTTCAAAATTTGCAGCTGTTGTTTTTGTTTTATTGGGAACTGTATTGGCAACAAACTTGTTGAACAACGAAATAATCTATGATTTTAAAGGATTTTTATTCGGATTTTTAGCTGCTATTTCTTTCTCAATAACCTTATACAGCACCAACAGCATTGCAAAAGAGTTGAATGCTTATAAACGCAGTTTGTTTATGCTTTTGGGTGGCGGTATCATAGTGTTGCTTTTTAGTTTGCTTTCGCAAATACTTCCCTCCTACTTAAACATGCAATTAATTGCTTCGGATTTTATTGCTTTAAAAACATTCGATATTTCCATTTTATATACGTGGGGCATTTTACTTTCAGTTTTTGGAACAGTATTACCTCCTATCCTATTAAACAAAGGATTTCCATTAACAGGAGTTGGTTTAGGAAGTATTGTTTCGGCAGTGGAACTTCCTGTTTCAGTAACTTTTGCATTTATCTTTTTGCAGGAACAGGTACTGTTTTCGCAATGGATTGGAATCGCAATCATTCTTGCCGCAGTTTTATTAATCAATTGGAATTTAATCCGTACAAAGTAA
- a CDS encoding AMP-binding protein, whose protein sequence is MEKKICIHPDFKLNGRSYTKNSICELAIALIKDGEAHEKDLGRLILEWFDDNTYISLTTSGTTGTPKHIELSKQAMEASAMATGEFFKLQPKDTALLCLPTCYIAGKMMFIRAVLLGLELDFVSPTKAPLKNTNKVYDFVAMVPLQVHHSITQIEQCKTLIVGGARLSDQTKDLLMDMMVNVYETYGMTETITHIAAKRIDEKYFTVLPHANISQDHRGCLVIEAPLIADYLIVTNDLVEMPNEIQFEWKGRYDNLVNSGGVKLIPEVIEQKLAEYIPYRFYVMGKSDKELGEKLVLVIEHKPYTLVPEAFDSLEKYEKPRETIFIEKFKETPNGKVLRKESIS, encoded by the coding sequence ATGGAAAAGAAAATTTGTATTCATCCCGATTTTAAATTAAACGGCAGATCATACACCAAAAATAGCATTTGTGAATTGGCAATTGCTTTAATTAAAGATGGCGAAGCGCACGAAAAAGACCTTGGCCGCTTAATTTTAGAATGGTTTGACGATAACACCTATATTTCTCTCACCACTTCCGGAACAACAGGCACTCCCAAACACATAGAACTGAGCAAACAAGCCATGGAAGCATCTGCAATGGCCACAGGAGAATTTTTTAAATTGCAACCAAAAGACACTGCTTTGCTTTGTTTACCAACGTGCTACATTGCCGGAAAAATGATGTTTATTAGAGCCGTGTTGCTGGGTTTGGAACTCGATTTTGTGAGCCCAACGAAAGCACCTCTTAAAAACACAAATAAAGTCTATGATTTTGTGGCAATGGTGCCTTTGCAAGTTCATCATTCCATAACACAAATCGAACAATGCAAAACATTGATTGTAGGAGGGGCACGACTTAGCGATCAAACTAAAGATTTATTGATGGATATGATGGTGAATGTTTATGAAACCTACGGAATGACCGAAACCATTACACACATTGCAGCCAAACGAATTGATGAAAAATATTTTACCGTGTTGCCACATGCCAATATTTCGCAAGACCATCGTGGATGTTTAGTAATTGAAGCACCTCTTATTGCCGATTATTTAATTGTGACCAATGATTTAGTTGAAATGCCCAATGAAATTCAGTTTGAATGGAAAGGCAGATATGATAATTTAGTGAACAGCGGCGGCGTAAAATTAATCCCCGAAGTGATTGAACAAAAGTTAGCAGAATACATTCCTTATCGCTTTTATGTGATGGGAAAATCGGATAAAGAATTAGGTGAAAAATTGGTTTTGGTTATTGAACACAAACCCTATACGTTGGTGCCTGAAGCTTTTGACAGTTTGGAAAAATATGAAAAACCGCGCGAAACTATTTTCATAGAGAAATTTAAAGAAACTCCTAACGGAAAAGTGTTACGAAAAGAATCGATTAGTTGA
- a CDS encoding CPBP family intramembrane glutamic endopeptidase yields the protein MYLEQFKKDQPSILKYIPFIVGFIGFMALNIIVSSMMNLDASTMIQDSINRLGKNFTFFTFLIPFAFFLVLLFGWWLVIHKYSIKQLTTSRAKIDYKRFFFSFSVWGGINILVLLISYLLQPESFQLQFNVQSFIPLFIIALIFIPIQTSFEEYFFRGYFMQFSAFVTKNRIAALIITSVVFGLMHLSNPEVSSMGLTVMIFYIGCGFVLGIMTLIDEGLELALGFHAANNLLGALLVTSNDAVFQTDALFIFNGSSNIYEMLIQVFIIFPILLLIFSKKYNWANWKQKLFKPI from the coding sequence ATGTATTTAGAACAATTCAAAAAAGATCAACCAAGTATCTTAAAATATATTCCTTTTATTGTTGGTTTTATTGGTTTTATGGCGCTGAATATCATTGTTTCAAGTATGATGAATTTAGATGCAAGCACCATGATTCAGGACTCTATTAACCGCTTGGGTAAAAACTTTACTTTTTTTACCTTTTTAATTCCTTTTGCGTTTTTCTTGGTTTTGCTATTTGGTTGGTGGCTTGTTATTCACAAGTATTCTATAAAACAACTAACCACATCGCGCGCAAAAATTGATTATAAACGATTTTTTTTCTCGTTTAGCGTTTGGGGAGGTATTAATATTTTGGTATTGCTGATTAGTTATCTATTGCAACCAGAAAGCTTTCAGCTGCAATTCAATGTACAATCATTTATTCCACTTTTTATAATTGCTTTGATTTTTATACCGATACAAACCAGCTTCGAAGAATATTTTTTTAGAGGCTATTTTATGCAATTTTCTGCATTTGTAACCAAAAATCGAATCGCAGCTTTGATCATTACCTCGGTGGTTTTTGGGTTAATGCACTTAAGTAACCCTGAAGTTTCAAGTATGGGACTCACTGTTATGATTTTTTATATTGGCTGTGGATTTGTTTTGGGAATAATGACTTTGATAGACGAAGGTTTAGAGCTTGCATTGGGTTTTCACGCAGCTAATAATCTGTTAGGAGCTTTATTGGTGACCTCTAACGATGCTGTTTTTCAAACCGATGCTCTTTTTATTTTTAATGGTTCAAGCAATATTTATGAAATGTTGATACAAGTTTTCATTATTTTTCCTATCTTGTTGCTTATTTTTTCTAAAAAATATAATTGGGCAAATTGGAAACAGAAATTATTTAAACCTATTTAG
- a CDS encoding DUF2089 domain-containing protein, with translation MKAKLPTQCPSCETLLSVSQLSCENCQTVVQGNYPLPVFLKLSPKQQEFILQFFLTSGSLKEMAAQLGVSYPTVRNQLDDMIQHIKDLNM, from the coding sequence ATGAAAGCAAAATTACCCACCCAATGCCCAAGTTGTGAAACATTGCTGAGTGTATCGCAATTAAGTTGTGAAAATTGCCAAACGGTGGTTCAGGGAAATTATCCGTTGCCGGTATTTTTAAAACTGTCACCTAAGCAACAAGAATTCATTCTACAGTTTTTTTTAACCAGCGGTAGTTTGAAAGAAATGGCAGCTCAATTGGGAGTAAGCTATCCAACGGTGCGCAACCAGTTAGACGATATGATACAACACATTAAAGACCTTAATATGTAA
- the arsC gene encoding arsenate reductase (glutaredoxin) (This arsenate reductase requires both glutathione and glutaredoxin to convert arsenate to arsenite, after which the efflux transporter formed by ArsA and ArsB can extrude the arsenite from the cell, providing resistance.), whose translation MIKIFHNPKCSKSREGLCTLQDLGKEVEIVQYIKNPLSFNEIEALLEVLKIDAIDLVRTKEAVWKEHFKGKELTSDAIIQAMVDFPQLIERPIVVNGNKAVIARPAEKIKEVL comes from the coding sequence ATGATTAAGATTTTCCATAATCCAAAATGCAGCAAATCGCGCGAAGGTTTGTGCACGCTTCAAGACCTTGGCAAAGAGGTAGAAATTGTTCAATACATAAAAAATCCGCTATCTTTTAACGAGATAGAAGCGCTTTTAGAAGTTTTAAAAATAGATGCTATTGATTTGGTTCGAACCAAAGAGGCGGTTTGGAAAGAACATTTTAAAGGTAAAGAGTTGACTTCCGATGCTATTATTCAAGCAATGGTTGATTTTCCGCAGTTAATAGAACGCCCTATTGTTGTTAATGGCAACAAGGCTGTGATTGCCCGTCCGGCTGAAAAAATTAAAGAAGTTTTATAA
- a CDS encoding YIP1 family protein, with translation MKQLLQILKNPFAIVEDKKLFFVGIATFIVGIFLAYYFQLQQQILRLNILETPELKQVIIWHLIIVVSLTIVFFTLGKIINKKTRFIDILNTVLIALIPIYISFFQNFNNFLTEETEKMLNALKDGSIYTQSPPLLFIFVGIAGFVFFIYYIYLLFIGFKTATNAKKTAHYALFFVILLFTDAICSFLINSI, from the coding sequence ATGAAGCAATTATTACAAATTCTGAAAAACCCTTTTGCCATTGTTGAAGATAAAAAATTGTTCTTTGTTGGAATAGCTACTTTCATTGTAGGAATTTTCTTAGCTTATTATTTTCAATTACAGCAACAAATCTTAAGATTAAATATTTTAGAAACACCTGAATTAAAACAAGTCATTATATGGCATTTAATAATTGTTGTTTCATTAACGATTGTATTTTTTACTTTGGGAAAAATAATCAATAAAAAAACGAGATTTATCGATATTTTAAATACCGTTCTCATTGCATTAATTCCTATCTATATTTCATTCTTCCAAAATTTCAATAATTTTTTAACCGAAGAAACCGAAAAAATGCTCAACGCTTTAAAAGACGGAAGTATTTATACACAATCACCCCCTCTATTATTTATTTTTGTTGGAATAGCTGGTTTTGTATTTTTCATCTATTATATCTATTTGCTATTTATTGGCTTTAAAACAGCAACAAACGCAAAAAAAACAGCACACTATGCCCTATTTTTTGTAATCCTTCTTTTTACAGATGCAATATGTTCATTTTTAATCAACTCAATCTAA
- a CDS encoding TonB-dependent receptor domain-containing protein, translated as MKAINYVYCTVFALATSTVFSQENNQVLVTGTVVEKATNTPLEYANITIESTTNANNITGDVTDATGKFSIPVTPDTYKIRVEYLGYKTFTIDSKEINTALSLGTIAVEGDNEVLSAVVIETQRAAVELKLDKRIYNVGNDAVVKGGTASDVLDNIPSVEVDSEGNVSLRGNESVRVLIDGKPSGLASNIGDALKMIPSESLDRVEVITNPSARYEAEGGAGIINIILKKGSNNGINGSVTANVGDPLSYGTNASINYREKDFNLYTNVGYAKNKTFGNSLNESQYFDENGNTSSYVDEYSKNTRERESFNGNFGFDWNLTDKLMWTQGFTYRKSTGDNPRTLNYSNYDANRNLLYRNVRETEEDDMKETVEYTTDFTYKFNEEGHQLYVSGSVNKNTDIEDSNITTINQANTILAQDVTKATENELRHIARVDYVLPFNENNQFEAGYLGNFTEIGTKFNINSLNDAGVLEPNNLFRNDLQYLEKVHALYAQYGNKINKFGYMFGLRWEATEIDVNQFTTMDFNKKKYNNFFPSAFLNYEVGSNENFTISYSRRVRRPRGRMLNPISNYSSSINFFMGNPDLDPSFTNAFDLGYMKRIGQLTLTSSVYYNHTTDATQFVRRVDGVNEEGIPITISGPINLATEYRYGLELNANYNPFRWWRINANANLFQVSTRGDYTYTDFEGNTVNQNFDNDAFTWNGRINSRVTLPSKIDWQTNFMYRGGQKTAQGKILGIASVNMALSKEVLKDKGTIALNVQDLFNSRKRIMETNIAAINSYAEMQWRERTLNLSFTYRFNQTKQDRQKDQIRQSSSGEDMEEMM; from the coding sequence ATGAAAGCAATAAATTATGTTTATTGTACTGTTTTTGCATTGGCTACGTCAACCGTTTTTTCGCAAGAAAATAATCAAGTATTGGTTACCGGAACTGTTGTTGAAAAAGCAACAAACACGCCGCTAGAATATGCAAACATTACTATTGAAAGTACTACAAACGCTAATAATATTACAGGTGATGTGACCGATGCCACAGGAAAATTTAGCATTCCGGTTACGCCCGACACCTATAAAATAAGAGTAGAATATTTAGGATACAAAACCTTTACCATCGATTCAAAAGAAATCAACACCGCCCTTAGCCTTGGAACCATTGCTGTAGAAGGTGATAATGAAGTTTTAAGCGCAGTTGTTATTGAAACGCAACGTGCTGCAGTTGAACTAAAGTTGGATAAACGAATATACAATGTGGGCAATGACGCCGTTGTGAAAGGTGGAACGGCAAGCGATGTTTTAGACAATATTCCATCGGTTGAAGTTGATTCTGAAGGAAATGTAAGTTTGCGTGGAAACGAATCGGTGCGTGTGTTAATCGACGGAAAACCTTCTGGCTTGGCATCAAATATTGGCGATGCTTTGAAAATGATTCCCTCTGAATCGTTAGATCGTGTAGAGGTAATTACCAATCCATCTGCCCGATACGAAGCAGAAGGTGGTGCCGGCATCATCAATATCATTCTAAAAAAAGGAAGCAACAACGGCATAAACGGAAGCGTGACGGCTAATGTTGGCGATCCTTTGAGCTATGGTACCAATGCAAGTATCAATTATCGCGAGAAAGATTTTAATCTATACACCAATGTTGGATACGCCAAAAACAAAACATTTGGAAACTCTTTAAACGAATCGCAATATTTTGATGAAAACGGCAACACATCAAGCTATGTTGATGAATATTCAAAAAACACGCGCGAGCGCGAAAGTTTTAACGGGAATTTTGGCTTTGATTGGAATTTAACTGACAAATTAATGTGGACACAAGGATTCACATACCGAAAAAGTACAGGTGATAATCCGCGCACATTGAATTATTCTAATTATGATGCGAACCGCAATTTATTGTACCGAAATGTCCGCGAAACCGAAGAAGACGACATGAAAGAAACGGTAGAATATACCACCGATTTCACCTATAAATTCAACGAAGAAGGGCATCAATTATATGTTTCGGGCAGTGTGAACAAGAATACCGACATTGAAGACTCGAACATCACAACCATCAATCAAGCAAATACGATTTTGGCACAAGATGTAACCAAAGCCACTGAAAACGAATTGCGACACATTGCACGTGTTGATTATGTATTGCCTTTCAATGAAAACAATCAGTTCGAAGCAGGTTATTTGGGTAATTTTACTGAAATTGGCACAAAATTCAACATTAATTCGTTGAACGATGCAGGAGTTTTAGAGCCCAATAATTTATTTAGAAACGATTTGCAGTATCTTGAAAAAGTACATGCTTTGTATGCACAATACGGAAACAAAATCAATAAATTTGGTTATATGTTTGGATTGCGTTGGGAAGCAACCGAAATAGATGTAAATCAATTCACCACAATGGATTTCAACAAAAAGAAATACAACAACTTTTTCCCAAGTGCTTTTTTGAATTATGAAGTTGGAAGTAATGAAAATTTCACCATAAGTTACAGCCGCAGAGTGCGCAGACCGCGCGGGCGTATGTTGAACCCAATTAGTAATTATTCCAGTTCAATTAATTTCTTTATGGGAAATCCCGATTTGGATCCATCGTTTACCAATGCTTTTGATTTAGGGTATATGAAACGAATTGGTCAGCTTACTTTAACATCTTCTGTTTATTACAACCATACTACCGATGCCACGCAGTTTGTGCGCCGTGTGGATGGAGTGAACGAAGAAGGTATTCCCATTACGATAAGTGGTCCAATAAACTTGGCAACCGAATACCGCTATGGATTAGAGTTGAATGCCAACTACAATCCGTTTCGCTGGTGGCGTATAAATGCCAATGCAAACTTGTTTCAGGTTTCCACACGCGGCGATTACACCTATACAGACTTTGAAGGAAACACGGTGAACCAAAACTTTGATAACGATGCATTTACATGGAATGGTAGAATTAATTCGCGCGTAACACTTCCATCGAAAATAGATTGGCAAACAAACTTTATGTATCGCGGAGGACAAAAAACAGCTCAAGGAAAAATTCTAGGAATTGCTTCGGTTAACATGGCTTTGAGTAAAGAAGTTTTAAAAGATAAAGGTACTATCGCCCTCAATGTGCAAGATTTATTCAATTCGCGCAAACGAATCATGGAAACCAATATTGCAGCTATAAATTCTTATGCTGAAATGCAATGGAGAGAACGCACCCTCAACTTATCATTTACCTACCGTTTCAACCAAACCAAACAAGATCGACAAAAAGATCAAATAAGACAATCTTCTTCAGGAGAAGATATGGAAGAAATGATGTAA